In Streptomyces qaidamensis, one DNA window encodes the following:
- a CDS encoding type II secretion system F family protein — MTGVPEMSMGAAVACVGAAVWLLGERQEAARRARLLLASGEAAGSGPPGWRRTAGELRHVRGRLRPEWWSPVAGLVLAVLGASVLPAVLGAAGVPLLRRVRLAGRARRDRERRADAVVALCGALAGEVRAGRQPGEALLRAARDCGGLADAQATVLAAARFGGDVPDALAAAARQPGAEGLRGLAACWRVAVDQGAGLAAGLDRLAAALRAERDQRSDLRAQLAGARATAVMLAGLPALGLLIGTALGADPLHVLLHTGAGLGCLAAGGVLEGLGLWWVQRIVRGAEEAP; from the coding sequence ATGACGGGGGTGCCTGAGATGTCGATGGGTGCGGCCGTGGCGTGCGTGGGGGCGGCTGTCTGGCTGCTGGGTGAGCGTCAGGAGGCTGCGCGGCGGGCGCGGCTGCTGCTCGCGAGCGGCGAAGCCGCGGGGAGCGGGCCGCCCGGGTGGCGGCGGACGGCCGGTGAACTGCGGCACGTCCGTGGGCGGCTGCGGCCCGAGTGGTGGTCACCGGTGGCCGGGCTGGTCCTGGCGGTGCTCGGCGCGTCGGTCCTGCCGGCCGTCCTGGGTGCGGCCGGGGTGCCGTTGCTGCGGCGGGTCCGGCTGGCCGGCCGGGCGCGGCGGGACAGGGAGCGCCGGGCCGACGCGGTGGTCGCCTTGTGCGGAGCGCTCGCCGGTGAGGTGCGGGCCGGACGCCAGCCGGGTGAGGCGCTGTTGCGGGCCGCCCGGGACTGCGGCGGACTCGCGGACGCGCAGGCGACGGTGCTGGCGGCGGCCCGGTTCGGCGGTGACGTGCCGGACGCGCTCGCTGCGGCGGCCCGGCAGCCGGGTGCCGAGGGGCTGCGGGGACTGGCGGCGTGCTGGCGGGTCGCCGTGGACCAGGGTGCCGGGCTCGCCGCCGGACTCGACCGGCTGGCCGCCGCTCTGCGCGCCGAACGGGACCAGCGGTCCGATCTGCGGGCCCAGTTGGCGGGGGCACGGGCCACGGCGGTGATGCTCGCCGGGCTGCCCGCCCTGGGGCTGCTCATCGGCACCGCCCTCGGGGCCGATCCCCTGCACGTCCTGCTGCACACCGGGGCGGGGCTGGGCTGCCTGGCGGCAGGCGGGGTGCTGGAGGGCCTGGGGCTGTGGTGGGTGCAGCGGATCGTGCGGGGCGCGGAGGAGGCGCCATGA
- a CDS encoding type II secretion system F family protein — MSSGEVVHRLGVALGIVLACGWPARWVVEARRRRRMRRRLAGLPGVREAAVPVPRRAWRGAVRTWLAPVGVACAGWVLAGGLTGAAVGLVGAVGLWRWRLRQETAGADPGAPDLAEAARQLPLAADLLAACIAAGAGPVIAAQAVGEALGGPVGDALARGSAEVRLGGEPGSAWRTLAAVPGAGGLARLLERADVSGLPAAVPVARLAAEARADWGRAATARARRAGVMVSAPVGLCFLPAFIAVGVLPVVIGLAGGVLGGGGG, encoded by the coding sequence ATGAGCAGCGGAGAAGTTGTCCACAGGCTGGGGGTGGCCTTGGGGATCGTGCTGGCCTGCGGATGGCCGGCACGGTGGGTGGTGGAGGCGCGACGCCGCCGGAGGATGCGCCGGCGCCTGGCCGGGCTGCCGGGGGTTCGGGAAGCGGCTGTTCCCGTCCCACGGCGGGCATGGCGCGGGGCCGTGCGGACGTGGCTGGCCCCTGTGGGCGTGGCCTGCGCCGGATGGGTGCTTGCCGGAGGCCTCACCGGCGCTGCGGTGGGACTGGTGGGCGCGGTGGGCTTGTGGCGGTGGCGGCTCAGGCAGGAGACGGCCGGCGCGGACCCTGGGGCACCCGACCTCGCCGAGGCTGCGCGCCAACTGCCCTTGGCCGCCGACCTGCTGGCCGCCTGCATCGCGGCGGGCGCCGGCCCGGTGATCGCCGCGCAGGCGGTGGGTGAGGCCTTGGGCGGCCCTGTCGGCGATGCGCTCGCCCGGGGTTCGGCGGAGGTACGGCTGGGCGGCGAACCGGGCTCGGCCTGGCGGACGTTGGCTGCCGTCCCGGGTGCCGGAGGTCTGGCCCGGCTGCTGGAACGGGCCGATGTGTCCGGACTGCCCGCCGCGGTACCGGTCGCGCGGCTCGCCGCGGAGGCCCGGGCCGACTGGGGCCGTGCCGCGACGGCTCGGGCCCGGCGGGCGGGCGTGATGGTCAGTGCGCCGGTCGGGCTGTGCTTCCTGCCCGCGTTCATCGCGGTCGGCGTGCTGCCCGTGGTGATCGGCCTCGCGGGCGGCGTGCTCGGAGGGGGTGGTGGATGA
- a CDS encoding TadE family type IV pilus minor pilin has translation MRGCERGADRGFVTAESAVVLPVLVMFAMALVWGLLVVAAQIQCVDAARTGARAAARQDPPGAVVKLTREAAPPGAKVTVSRDAEHVRVVVVAEPPVLRGLSFAVREEAVASAEEAVGP, from the coding sequence ATGCGCGGATGTGAGCGGGGCGCGGACCGGGGGTTCGTCACGGCGGAGTCGGCCGTGGTGCTGCCCGTTCTGGTGATGTTCGCGATGGCGCTGGTGTGGGGGCTGCTGGTCGTGGCCGCGCAGATCCAGTGCGTGGACGCGGCGCGGACGGGCGCGCGTGCGGCGGCCCGGCAGGACCCGCCCGGGGCGGTCGTGAAGCTGACCCGCGAGGCGGCGCCGCCGGGCGCGAAGGTGACCGTCAGCCGGGACGCGGAGCACGTCCGGGTGGTTGTCGTGGCCGAGCCGCCGGTGCTGCGCGGTCTGTCCTTCGCCGTGCGTGAGGAGGCCGTGGCGTCGGCCGAGGAGGCGGTGGGGCCGTGA
- the bldG gene encoding anti-sigma factor antagonist BldG: MDLSLSTETMGDRTIVRVGGEIDVYTAPKLREQLVELVNDGSFHLVVDMEGVDFLDSTGLGVLVGGLKRVRAHEGSLRLVCNQERILKIFRITGLTKVFPIHTSVEEAVAATD, from the coding sequence GTGGACCTGTCCCTGTCGACCGAGACCATGGGCGATCGCACGATCGTCAGGGTCGGTGGCGAAATCGACGTATATACCGCGCCCAAGCTGCGCGAGCAGTTGGTCGAGCTGGTGAACGACGGCAGTTTCCACCTTGTCGTCGACATGGAGGGCGTGGACTTCCTCGACTCCACCGGACTCGGCGTACTGGTCGGCGGCCTGAAGCGCGTGCGTGCCCATGAGGGCTCCCTGCGCCTGGTCTGCAACCAGGAGCGCATTCTGAAGATTTTCCGTATCACAGGCCTCACCAAGGTGTTCCCGATTCACACCTCGGTCGAGGAAGCGGTTGCGGCCACCGACTGA
- a CDS encoding sodium-translocating pyrophosphatase, with translation MAGLSLSQQSGHPTDLAAAVLTDGNRVLIVVIAVVALAALVLAGVLVRQVLAAGEGTDSMKKIAVAIQEGANAYLARQLRTLGVFAVVVFFLLMLLPADDWSQRAGRSVFFLIGAAFSAATGYIGMWLAVRSNVRVAAAAREATPADGEPEKDLTTVSHKAMKIAFRTGGVVGMFTVGLGLLGASCVVLVYAADAPKVLEGFGLGAALIAMFMRVGGGIFTKAADVGADLVGKVEQGIPEDDPRNAATIADNVGDNVGDCAGMAADLFESYAVTLVAALILGSAAFGDAGLGFPLLVPAIGVITAMIGIFAVAPRRADRSGMSAINRGFFISAVISLVLVAVAVFVYLPGKYSELDGVTDAAILGKDGDPRVLALVAVAIGILLAAVIQQLTGYFTETTRRPVRDIGKSSLTGPATVVLAGISVGLESAVYTALLIGLGVYGAFLLGGTSIMLALFAVALAGTGLLTTVGVIVAMDTFGPVSDNAQGIAEMSGDVEGAGAQVLTNLDAVGNTTKAITKGIAIATAVLAAAALFGSYRDAIITGARDVGEKLSGEGAPMSLMMDISQPNNLVGLIAGAAVVFLFSGLAINAVSRSAGSVVYEVRRQFRERPGIMDYTEKPEYGKVVDICTKDALRELATPGLLAVLAPIFIGFTLGVGALGAFLAGAIGAGTLMAVFLANSGGAWDNAKKLVEDGHHGGKGSEAHAATVIGDTVGDPFKDTAGPAINPLLKVMNLVSLLIAPAVIKFSYGPDKSIGVRILIAVLAFLVIAGAVYVSKRRGIAMGDEDNAGTAPKSADPAVVS, from the coding sequence ATGGCGGGGCTTTCCCTCTCACAACAGTCGGGCCATCCCACCGACCTCGCAGCCGCCGTACTGACCGATGGCAACCGCGTCCTCATCGTGGTCATCGCGGTCGTCGCACTGGCGGCCCTGGTGCTCGCGGGGGTCCTGGTGCGCCAGGTACTCGCGGCCGGCGAGGGCACCGACAGCATGAAGAAGATCGCGGTGGCGATCCAGGAAGGCGCCAACGCCTATCTGGCACGTCAGCTGCGCACGCTCGGCGTATTCGCCGTGGTCGTGTTCTTCCTGCTCATGCTGCTGCCCGCGGACGACTGGAGTCAGCGTGCCGGACGTTCGGTGTTCTTTCTGATCGGAGCGGCGTTCTCGGCGGCCACCGGCTATATCGGCATGTGGCTCGCCGTACGCAGCAATGTGCGTGTCGCCGCGGCGGCGCGTGAAGCCACCCCGGCGGATGGCGAGCCGGAAAAGGATCTGACCACCGTTTCGCACAAGGCGATGAAGATCGCCTTTCGCACGGGCGGCGTGGTCGGCATGTTCACGGTGGGCCTCGGCCTGCTCGGCGCCTCCTGCGTGGTGCTCGTCTACGCGGCCGACGCGCCGAAGGTGCTCGAAGGTTTCGGCCTCGGGGCCGCGCTGATCGCGATGTTCATGCGTGTCGGCGGTGGCATCTTCACCAAGGCGGCCGACGTCGGCGCCGACCTGGTCGGCAAGGTCGAACAGGGCATTCCGGAGGACGACCCGCGCAATGCCGCGACCATCGCCGACAACGTGGGCGACAACGTCGGAGACTGCGCGGGCATGGCGGCCGACCTCTTCGAGTCGTACGCCGTGACCCTGGTCGCCGCGCTGATCCTCGGATCGGCGGCCTTCGGCGACGCCGGGCTCGGCTTCCCGCTGCTCGTGCCGGCGATCGGTGTGATCACCGCCATGATCGGCATCTTCGCGGTCGCGCCCAGGCGCGCCGACCGCAGCGGCATGAGCGCCATCAACCGCGGATTCTTCATCTCCGCGGTGATCTCGCTGGTGCTGGTGGCGGTGGCCGTCTTCGTCTACCTGCCGGGGAAGTACTCCGAGCTCGACGGGGTCACCGACGCCGCGATCCTGGGCAAGGACGGCGACCCGCGGGTCCTCGCGCTCGTCGCGGTGGCGATCGGCATCCTGCTCGCCGCCGTGATCCAGCAACTGACCGGCTACTTCACCGAGACCACCCGCAGGCCTGTGCGGGACATCGGCAAGAGTTCGCTCACCGGCCCGGCCACCGTCGTCCTCGCCGGCATCTCCGTGGGTCTCGAATCCGCCGTCTACACCGCCCTGTTGATCGGCCTCGGTGTGTACGGGGCGTTCCTGCTCGGTGGTACGTCGATCATGTTGGCCCTGTTCGCGGTGGCGCTGGCCGGCACCGGCCTGCTCACCACGGTCGGTGTGATCGTCGCGATGGACACCTTCGGGCCGGTCTCCGACAACGCGCAGGGCATCGCGGAGATGTCCGGCGACGTCGAGGGCGCGGGCGCGCAGGTGCTCACCAATCTGGACGCGGTCGGCAACACCACCAAGGCGATCACCAAGGGCATCGCGATCGCCACGGCCGTGCTCGCGGCGGCGGCGCTGTTCGGGTCGTACCGCGACGCGATCATCACCGGCGCCCGGGACGTCGGCGAGAAACTCAGCGGGGAGGGCGCCCCGATGAGCCTGATGATGGACATCTCGCAGCCCAACAACCTCGTGGGTCTCATCGCCGGCGCGGCGGTCGTCTTCCTCTTCTCGGGGCTGGCGATCAACGCCGTGTCGCGGTCGGCGGGTTCCGTGGTCTACGAGGTGCGGCGGCAGTTCCGCGAGAGGCCCGGGATCATGGACTACACCGAGAAACCGGAGTACGGCAAGGTCGTCGACATCTGTACCAAGGACGCCCTGCGCGAGCTCGCCACGCCTGGTCTGCTGGCCGTGTTGGCGCCCATCTTCATCGGGTTCACGCTCGGCGTCGGAGCGCTCGGCGCGTTCCTGGCGGGCGCGATCGGCGCGGGCACGCTGATGGCGGTGTTCCTCGCCAACTCCGGTGGCGCCTGGGACAACGCCAAGAAACTCGTCGAGGACGGCCACCACGGCGGCAAGGGCAGTGAGGCCCACGCGGCGACCGTGATCGGAGACACGGTCGGCGACCCCTTCAAGGACACCGCGGGTCCCGCCATCAACCCGCTGCTGAAGGTCATGAACCTGGTGTCGCTGCTCATCGCGCCGGCGGTGATCAAGTTCTCCTACGGCCCGGACAAGAGCATCGGAGTGCGGATTCTGATCGCCGTCCTCGCGTTCCTCGTGATCGCAGGGGCGGTGTACGTGTCAAAGCGGCGCGGCATCGCCATGGGTGACGAAGACAACGCCGGGACCGCACCCAAGTCGGCCGATCCGGCAGTGGTTTCGTAG
- a CDS encoding Rv3654c family TadE-like protein, producing MRSVRPDRGSASVWSVGVIAVLCVVFGVVLALGQAVVIRHRAAGGADLAALAAADHWAEGGTAACARAGRVARAQGVRLVRCEVAGEISDVTAASGRGPFTAEVRARAGPPTGLLDPPEPAQVPRPPSPSPREPPPAAP from the coding sequence ATCCGGAGCGTCCGCCCGGACCGAGGGTCCGCCAGCGTCTGGAGTGTCGGGGTGATCGCCGTCCTGTGCGTGGTGTTCGGTGTCGTTCTCGCGCTCGGCCAGGCCGTCGTCATCCGCCATCGTGCGGCGGGCGGTGCGGATCTCGCGGCGCTCGCCGCGGCGGACCACTGGGCGGAGGGTGGCACGGCTGCCTGTGCCCGGGCCGGCCGGGTGGCCCGGGCACAGGGCGTGCGGCTCGTGCGGTGTGAGGTCGCCGGGGAGATCTCGGACGTGACGGCGGCGTCGGGTCGCGGGCCCTTCACCGCGGAGGTCAGGGCCCGGGCGGGGCCTCCGACGGGTCTGCTGGATCCTCCGGAGCCTGCTCAGGTGCCTCGTCCGCCGTCTCCTTCTCCTCGGGAGCCCCCTCCAGCAGCACCGTGA
- a CDS encoding ATP-binding protein: MATVELRFSALPEHVRTARLVAAAVARRAGVDEAVLDEVRLAVGEACSRAVGLHQTGGISAPVKVLLIEEEKQFSIEVGDEVPHAVAGEGGAGPGDPDAETDEDEMGLAVISGLVDDVEVSAGEHGGLIKMTWPTTPPPTILV, from the coding sequence ATGGCCACCGTTGAGCTCCGCTTCAGCGCGCTGCCCGAGCACGTCAGGACCGCCCGGCTGGTGGCGGCAGCGGTGGCGCGCAGGGCCGGAGTGGACGAGGCCGTCCTCGACGAGGTCAGGCTCGCCGTCGGCGAGGCATGCAGCCGGGCCGTCGGGCTGCACCAGACCGGCGGGATCTCGGCACCGGTGAAGGTGCTGCTGATCGAGGAGGAGAAGCAGTTCTCCATCGAGGTCGGCGACGAGGTCCCGCACGCGGTGGCCGGCGAGGGTGGCGCCGGTCCCGGCGACCCCGACGCTGAGACCGACGAGGACGAAATGGGCCTCGCGGTCATCAGCGGACTCGTCGACGACGTCGAGGTCAGCGCGGGAGAGCACGGCGGGCTGATCAAGATGACCTGGCCGACCACGCCGCCGCCGACGATCCTGGTCTGA
- a CDS encoding DUF4244 domain-containing protein: protein MYQTVRARLCALVCGMRAARRDAGMVTSEYAMGIVAAVAFAVVLYKVVTSGPVSAELQNIVKEALNARM, encoded by the coding sequence ATGTATCAGACGGTACGGGCACGGCTGTGTGCCCTGGTGTGCGGGATGCGTGCGGCGCGGAGGGACGCGGGGATGGTGACCTCCGAGTACGCGATGGGAATCGTCGCGGCGGTGGCGTTCGCGGTGGTGCTCTACAAGGTCGTCACGAGCGGCCCGGTCAGCGCGGAGCTGCAGAACATCGTGAAGGAAGCCCTCAATGCGCGGATGTGA
- a CDS encoding DEAD/DEAH box helicase: MAFNHLPAGVHDALAPLSVTPVTHSVPMAKNHRSDRTRTDPAPRPAPDAVLDRLASGPGRASRITHTEHLPPREGRHAVWPDRIRAEVVAAVRAAGIEHPWAHQARAAEHALDGDSVVVATGTASGKSLAYLVPVLSALVEGAEAPNGRGATTLYLAPTKALAADQCRSVKELSHPLGHSVRAAVYDGDTPFEEREWIRQYGNYVLTNPDMLHRGILPSHPRWSSFLKSLKYVVIDECHTYRGVFGSHVAQVLRRLRRLCARYGASPVFLLASATAAEPAVAARRLTGVPVLEVSDDASPRGELVFALWEPPLTELHGEKGAPVRRTATAEAADLLTDLTVQGVRSVAFVRSRRGAELISVISQERLAEVDRSLAGRVAAYRGGYLPEERRALEQALHSGELLGLAATNALELGIDISGLDAVVIAGYPGTRASLWQQAGRAGRSGQGALAVLVARDDPLDTFLVHHPEALFDQPVESTVLDPDNPYVLAPHLCAAAAELPLTDEDLDLFGPAGEGLLPQLEAAKLLRRRTRAWHWTRRERAADLTDIRGEGGRPVQVVETGTGRLLGTVDAGAAHSTVHEGAVHLHQGRTYLVRSLDLEDSVALVEEAAPPYSTVARDTTSISVLETDVEIPWGDGRLCFGSVEVTNQVVSYLRRRLITGEVLGETKLDLPPRTLRTRAVWWTVTEDQLDRARINPEILGGSLHAAEHASIGLLPLFATCDRWDIGGVSIPLHPDTLLPTVFVYDGHPGGAGFAERAFHTARTWLTATRQAIASCECDAGCPSCIQSPKCGNGNDPLHKRGAVRLLTVLLEGAPEEKETADEAPEQAPEDPADPSEAPPGP; this comes from the coding sequence ATGGCATTCAATCACTTACCGGCAGGCGTGCACGACGCCTTGGCTCCATTGTCCGTCACGCCAGTGACACACTCGGTGCCGATGGCCAAGAATCACCGATCCGATCGAACCCGGACGGACCCCGCCCCCCGACCCGCGCCGGATGCGGTCCTGGACCGGCTCGCGTCCGGTCCGGGCAGGGCTTCGCGCATTACTCATACGGAGCACTTGCCCCCACGTGAGGGTCGGCATGCCGTCTGGCCGGACCGGATCCGCGCGGAGGTCGTCGCGGCCGTGCGAGCCGCGGGCATCGAGCATCCCTGGGCCCACCAGGCACGCGCCGCCGAGCACGCCCTGGACGGCGATTCGGTCGTCGTCGCCACCGGCACGGCCTCCGGCAAGTCCCTGGCCTACCTCGTGCCGGTCCTGTCCGCCCTCGTGGAGGGCGCGGAGGCTCCGAACGGCCGCGGCGCGACCACCCTCTACCTGGCTCCCACCAAGGCTCTCGCGGCGGACCAGTGCCGTTCCGTGAAGGAACTTTCACATCCGCTGGGTCATTCCGTCCGCGCTGCCGTGTACGACGGCGATACTCCGTTCGAGGAACGCGAGTGGATCCGCCAGTACGGCAACTACGTCCTGACCAACCCGGACATGCTGCACCGCGGCATCCTGCCGTCCCACCCCCGCTGGTCCTCCTTCCTGAAGTCGCTGAAGTACGTCGTCATCGACGAGTGCCACACCTACCGGGGTGTCTTCGGCTCGCACGTGGCACAGGTGCTGCGCAGGCTGCGCCGGCTGTGCGCCCGCTACGGCGCGTCGCCCGTGTTCCTGCTGGCCTCCGCGACCGCCGCCGAGCCCGCGGTGGCAGCCCGCCGGCTGACGGGTGTGCCGGTGCTGGAGGTGTCCGACGACGCCTCCCCGCGCGGCGAACTGGTCTTCGCCCTCTGGGAACCGCCGCTGACCGAGCTGCACGGCGAGAAGGGCGCCCCCGTTCGCCGCACGGCCACCGCCGAGGCCGCCGACCTGCTCACCGACCTCACCGTGCAGGGCGTGCGCTCGGTCGCCTTCGTCCGCTCCCGGCGCGGCGCCGAACTGATCTCGGTCATCTCCCAGGAGCGTCTGGCCGAGGTCGACCGGTCGCTGGCCGGGCGTGTCGCGGCGTACCGGGGCGGCTATCTCCCCGAGGAGCGCCGCGCTCTCGAACAGGCCCTCCATTCGGGTGAACTCCTGGGCCTCGCCGCGACGAACGCCCTCGAACTCGGCATCGACATCTCCGGCCTCGACGCGGTCGTCATCGCCGGCTACCCGGGCACACGCGCCTCCCTGTGGCAGCAGGCGGGCCGGGCCGGACGGTCCGGGCAGGGCGCCCTGGCCGTCCTGGTGGCCCGCGACGACCCGCTGGACACCTTCCTCGTCCACCACCCCGAGGCCCTGTTCGACCAGCCCGTCGAATCGACCGTCCTCGACCCGGACAACCCCTACGTGCTGGCCCCGCACCTGTGCGCGGCCGCCGCCGAGCTGCCCCTGACGGACGAGGACCTCGACCTGTTCGGCCCGGCGGGCGAGGGCCTCCTGCCACAGCTGGAGGCAGCGAAGCTGCTGCGCCGCCGCACCCGGGCCTGGCACTGGACCCGCCGCGAACGCGCCGCCGACCTGACCGACATCCGCGGTGAGGGGGGACGCCCGGTCCAGGTCGTCGAGACCGGCACGGGCCGGCTGCTCGGCACGGTCGACGCCGGCGCCGCGCACTCGACGGTGCACGAGGGGGCGGTCCACCTCCACCAGGGCCGCACGTACCTGGTGCGGTCGCTGGACCTGGAGGACTCCGTCGCCCTCGTCGAGGAGGCCGCGCCGCCCTACTCCACGGTCGCCCGCGACACGACGTCGATCTCCGTCCTGGAGACGGACGTCGAGATCCCCTGGGGTGACGGCCGCCTCTGCTTCGGCTCCGTCGAGGTCACCAACCAGGTCGTCTCCTACCTCCGCAGACGGCTCATCACCGGTGAAGTGCTCGGTGAGACCAAACTCGACCTCCCTCCCCGTACACTGCGCACCCGCGCCGTGTGGTGGACCGTCACCGAGGACCAGCTGGACCGGGCCCGGATCAACCCGGAGATCCTCGGCGGCTCCCTGCACGCCGCCGAACACGCGTCGATCGGTCTGCTGCCCCTCTTCGCGACCTGCGACCGCTGGGACATCGGCGGCGTGTCGATCCCGCTCCACCCCGACACGCTCCTGCCCACGGTCTTCGTCTACGACGGCCATCCGGGTGGCGCGGGCTTCGCGGAGCGTGCCTTCCACACCGCCCGCACCTGGCTGACCGCCACCCGCCAGGCCATCGCCTCCTGTGAGTGCGATGCCGGCTGCCCGTCCTGCATCCAGTCCCCCAAGTGCGGCAACGGCAACGACCCGCTGCACAAGAGGGGGGCCGTGCGGCTCCTCACGGTGCTGCTGGAGGGGGCTCCCGAGGAGAAGGAGACGGCGGACGAGGCACCTGAGCAGGCTCCGGAGGATCCAGCAGACCCGTCGGAGGCCCCGCCCGGGCCCTGA